A region from the Acidiferrobacter sp. SPIII_3 genome encodes:
- a CDS encoding helix-turn-helix domain-containing protein, with protein MSEDRPARAGQGPLAGCVRLAVERYFQDLNGQCPGTSLYETVISEVEAPLIETVMRHVGHNQCQAAKILGINRNTLRKKLLSYGLAERPDPLPPTQGSELS; from the coding sequence ATGAGCGAGGACAGACCGGCGCGGGCCGGACAGGGACCGCTCGCCGGATGTGTGCGCTTGGCCGTGGAACGTTACTTCCAGGACCTGAACGGCCAATGCCCGGGGACGTCTCTGTATGAGACGGTCATAAGCGAGGTCGAGGCCCCGCTCATCGAGACGGTCATGCGTCATGTCGGCCACAACCAGTGTCAGGCGGCCAAGATCCTCGGGATCAACCGCAACACCCTTCGGAAGAAGCTTTTGAGCTATGGGCTCGCCGAACGTCCGGACCCCCTTCCCCCCACACAAGGCAGCGAATTGT
- the dusB gene encoding tRNA dihydrouridine synthase DusB: MRIGPYTLKNTLFVAPMAGVTDRPFRILCRTLGAGMAVSEMVTSQSLLYGSEKTRRRADHEGEPEPKSVQIAGADPALLACAARHNVENGAQIIDINMGCPAKKVCNVMAGSALLRDPVLVARALTAVVSAVDVPVTLKIRTGWDRDHRNGVEIARLAESCGVALLAVHGRTRSCFFEGEAEYETIAAIKSAIRIPVIANGDIDGPEKARAVLDATGADGLMIGRAAQGRPWIFREIDHYLKTGERLAPPSRAELYAILMGHLETLYAFYGEQTGVRVARKHIGWYSKGLPGGAGFRHAVNQADSIEDQRRLLEAFFGHAPAGLAA; encoded by the coding sequence ATGCGCATCGGACCCTACACGCTCAAAAACACCTTGTTCGTAGCGCCCATGGCGGGGGTCACGGATCGCCCATTCCGTATCCTGTGCCGGACACTGGGTGCTGGAATGGCGGTCTCGGAGATGGTCACCTCGCAATCGCTGCTGTACGGGTCGGAAAAGACCCGCCGGCGGGCCGATCACGAGGGTGAACCCGAGCCCAAGTCGGTCCAGATCGCCGGCGCCGACCCCGCGCTGCTTGCCTGCGCCGCGCGTCACAACGTCGAAAATGGTGCCCAGATCATCGATATCAACATGGGCTGCCCGGCCAAGAAGGTCTGCAACGTCATGGCCGGCTCCGCGCTCCTGCGCGACCCCGTGCTGGTGGCGCGAGCGCTCACCGCCGTGGTCTCGGCGGTCGACGTACCGGTCACCTTGAAGATCCGCACCGGATGGGATCGGGACCATCGCAACGGCGTCGAGATCGCGCGCCTCGCCGAGTCCTGCGGCGTGGCGCTGCTTGCGGTCCACGGGCGCACGCGCTCGTGCTTCTTCGAGGGCGAGGCCGAGTATGAGACGATCGCCGCCATCAAGTCCGCGATACGCATCCCGGTGATCGCCAACGGCGATATCGACGGCCCCGAAAAGGCGCGCGCGGTACTCGATGCCACCGGCGCCGACGGTCTCATGATCGGGCGCGCCGCCCAGGGGAGACCCTGGATCTTCCGCGAGATCGACCACTACCTGAAGACCGGCGAGCGGCTGGCGCCACCGAGCCGCGCCGAACTGTACGCGATCCTGATGGGCCACCTGGAGACGCTCTATGCATTCTACGGAGAACAGACCGGGGTGCGCGTGGCGCGCAAGCACATCGGCTGGTACAGCAAGGGCCTGCCGGGCGGGGCCGGCTTCCGGCACGCCGTGAACCAGGCGGACTCGATCGAAGACCAAAGACGCCTCCTCGAGGCATTCTTCGGACACGCGCCCGCAGGACTTGCGGCATGA
- a CDS encoding zinc-ribbon and DUF3426 domain-containing protein, producing the protein MILTQCPSCRTLFKVDSEALEACGGAVRCGQCAAVFQADVYRLEGDAVADPGRSPARAWLLAVAALLLAGALGAQGLYAARAPLARRALTRPVIEALCRAVPCGLAHPAALDRFHLLAARVTQGAGGVLRIRARLQNAAGFRQSLPFLEVTLRSSRGRVIARAHFPARVFLRRLRPTLGPGKTAAVRLGLRVPTRATSWQLALLAAPRR; encoded by the coding sequence ATGATCCTCACCCAATGCCCGTCGTGCCGCACCCTCTTTAAGGTCGACAGCGAGGCCTTGGAGGCCTGTGGCGGGGCGGTGCGGTGCGGGCAGTGCGCGGCGGTGTTTCAGGCCGACGTCTATCGCCTGGAGGGGGACGCGGTCGCCGATCCGGGGCGATCGCCGGCGCGTGCGTGGCTGCTTGCGGTCGCGGCCTTGCTGCTCGCCGGGGCCCTCGGCGCGCAAGGCCTGTACGCGGCCCGCGCGCCGCTCGCCCGGCGGGCCCTGACGAGGCCGGTGATCGAGGCGCTGTGCCGGGCCGTGCCCTGTGGGCTGGCACACCCGGCGGCGCTCGATCGCTTTCATCTGCTCGCCGCGCGCGTGACCCAGGGGGCGGGCGGCGTCCTGCGCATCCGCGCGCGACTCCAGAATGCCGCGGGCTTCCGGCAGTCCCTGCCCTTTCTGGAGGTGACATTGCGCTCATCGCGCGGTCGCGTCATCGCGCGCGCCCACTTCCCGGCCCGGGTCTTCCTGCGCCGCTTGCGGCCCACGCTCGGGCCCGGCAAGACCGCCGCGGTGCGCCTTGGCCTGCGCGTCCCGACCCGGGCCACGAGCTGGCAGCTCGCGCTCCTGGCCGCCCCCAGACGATAG
- a CDS encoding 50S ribosomal protein L11 methyltransferase, whose product MSVRLSCIARGRRVEALGQILEAAGARALAFEEVPGGPAFYDEGLACEPRYWPRTRIAAFFASEAQARFAQEIIAGEVEAPCREPVADEGWEALTSRDWQAFPITEGLWIYPNGEQAPPGRLAVHLDPGLAFGTGTHPTTRLCLAWLYETLREEAHRGPEILDFGCGSGILAIAALRLRAHAALGIDIDPLALAATWENARRNGVADRLRTAMGLTGDEERPHDLVVANILAGPLIAQAPALMRATAARGRLALSGILPDQVPAVVQAFPGFTLTPREDEGWVLLHGQRP is encoded by the coding sequence GTGAGCGTGAGGCTTTCGTGCATTGCCCGCGGTCGGCGCGTGGAGGCCCTGGGCCAGATCCTCGAGGCCGCCGGCGCGCGCGCGCTCGCCTTCGAGGAGGTCCCCGGGGGGCCGGCCTTTTACGACGAGGGCCTGGCTTGCGAACCACGCTACTGGCCACGCACCCGCATCGCGGCCTTCTTCGCGAGCGAGGCCCAGGCGCGCTTCGCGCAAGAGATCATAGCCGGGGAGGTCGAGGCGCCGTGCCGGGAGCCGGTGGCAGACGAGGGCTGGGAGGCGCTCACCTCGCGCGATTGGCAGGCGTTCCCCATAACGGAGGGGTTGTGGATTTACCCCAACGGCGAGCAGGCCCCGCCCGGAAGGCTCGCCGTGCATCTCGATCCGGGACTGGCGTTCGGAACCGGTACCCACCCGACGACGCGCTTGTGTCTCGCCTGGCTCTACGAGACCCTCCGGGAGGAGGCGCACCGGGGCCCGGAGATCCTCGATTTCGGGTGTGGATCGGGGATATTGGCGATTGCCGCCTTGCGTCTTCGGGCGCACGCGGCACTAGGCATCGACATCGACCCCCTGGCGCTCGCCGCAACTTGGGAGAACGCGCGGCGCAACGGCGTGGCCGACCGGTTACGCACCGCCATGGGGCTTACGGGCGACGAGGAGCGCCCCCATGATCTGGTGGTGGCCAACATCCTGGCGGGCCCGTTGATCGCCCAGGCCCCGGCACTCATGCGCGCCACCGCCGCCCGTGGGCGGCTCGCGCTCTCCGGCATCCTCCCCGATCAGGTCCCGGCGGTGGTTCAGGCCTTTCCCGGATTCACGCTCACCCCCCGCGAGGACGAGGGGTGGGTCCTGTTGCACGGCCAGCGGCCATGA